A region of Oxyura jamaicensis isolate SHBP4307 breed ruddy duck chromosome 5, BPBGC_Ojam_1.0, whole genome shotgun sequence DNA encodes the following proteins:
- the LOC118167753 gene encoding transmembrane protein 178B-like has protein sequence PGRPPAPAPAAAAAAALDSHCGRRFNSTVSGLWRRCHRAGYEPDSEELIRKGVIQRCTAVKYHYTSSSLPRNLPINITNTIRQDEWHALHLRRMTAGFIGMAVSIILFGWIIGVLGCCKQQELMQYVAGLLFLMGGTCCIISLCTCVAGINFELSRYPRYVYGLPEDISHGYGWSMFCAWGGLGLTLLAGFLCTLAPSLNTSRASVQKPRQENGAV, from the exons CCcgggcggcccccggcccccgccccggccgccgccgccgccgccgcgctggACTCGCACTGCGGCCGCCGCTTCAACTCCACCGTGTCGGGGCTCTGGAGGCGCTGCCACCGCGCGGGCTACGAGCCGGACAGCGAGGAGCTCATCCGGAAAG GAGTTATTCAGCGCTGCACCGCTGTGAAGTACCACTATACCTCCAGCTCTCTGCCTCGCAACTTACCCATCAACATCACCAACACCATCCGGCAGGACGAGTGGCATGCTCTCC ATCTGCGGAGGATGACAGCTGGCTTCATCGGCATGGCAGTCTCCATCATCCTGTTTGGGTGGATCATTGGCGTGCTGggctgctgcaaacagcaggagCTGATGCAGTACGTGGCCGGGCTGCTCTTCCTGATGGGAG GTACGTGTTGTATCATCTCACTCTGCACATGCGTAGCCGGGATCAATTTTGAGTTATCTCGCTATCCTCGCTACGTCTACGGGCTGCCGGAGGACATCAGTCATGGCTATGGCTGGTCCATGTTCTGTGCCTGGGGAGGCCTGGGCCTCACCCTGCTGGCTGGGTTCCTCTGCACACTGGCCCCGTCACTCAACACTTCGCGGGCATCCGTACAAAAACCCAGACAAGAAAACGGGGCCGTGTGA